In Ananas comosus cultivar F153 linkage group 7, ASM154086v1, whole genome shotgun sequence, the sequence AACAaaaaaccccccaaaaaaaacaataacaataacaacGCAATTGAAGTCACCAAAAGCTTGTTTTATGTCATAATAAGTTAACTGGACCAAATTCACAAACTCCTCCAGCAGAAACTTATTGAAGCAGCTCATAtccacacaaaaagaaaaacaaaaaaaaaaagaagcaccaCTCTCAATTACATCCTAATGCTATCCATATAATCAGATACATTAGCTAAGTGATTGCTGGTCAGAtgatgttgttgttgctgctgctgctgcagcagcagaaGACTTGTCGCGCCTGCACCAGCATTCGTATTCGGGGATCGGCCCCTCCTCTTGAACCACCCAGGGATGCTCGGCGACGGCGCGCAACTTGATGCGCTGCTCGGGGTCTAAATACATAAAGCAAAATTACGGGGTAGAAACACTCACTAGGTAAAATTTCAACCAAAAAAGAAAGCCGAAAAAGCGGAATCGAACTTACCCTTCCAGAGGAGCCCTTCCAACAAGTCTTTCAATTGGGGGTTGATGTCGTCGGGTAAATACAATGGGTTATTTACAATCTGTCGATAAGACACAAAAAGTCTTTACCACGAAAAGTAGCACTTAAGTGTTTGGAATGTAAAGTATGGAGTGTCTGCGGCGGCTATTAGCAGAAACGAGCTTTCTAGGCTCGAAATGATGAGAAAAGCATTAACTTCAAACAGAAGCTTTTGCTTACGCAGCAGCGAGAAGTCGCTAGGAGGTCTTAGTGAAATAACAGTTAGTGTTTTTTCTATCCGCTCTGCTCAAATGAAACTTACTGGAAAAGCTGCTCTAGCCAGACTAAGCACACTCAGAGAGTCGAagccagtaaaaaaaaaaaaaaaaaactcataattTGGTACCTTCTCGTAAGTATCCTCCCAGTTTTCACCAACAAATGGATACTGGCCCAAAATCATGCAATATAATGTGACACCAACAGCCCATACATCAGCACCTATGCCATGGTGGGTTGATCCTGCAAGGAGATGAATACCGTGAATCTTAAATCTCGTTAGTGAATGCTGCAATCATTAGGGTAAAATGAATCGATGGTCcccttttttctttcattttttaaattttaaattaaacagaTAACCCCTGTGCTATACCGGCATTGCAACACATCCTCGAACTTTTCACATAAACTCTTTAGTCCCAAACTTTCAGACTGAAGTTACACACCCAACAATCAAATAATCTAAGTTTTCCTGCACAATGACTCCCTTGTTCCAGCTTAAGTGAAATAGGGTTAATAAactgtttatttcattttctttttttttggtggggggGCACAAATTAGAGTTTCGTAGTTTTGAAGGATGAAATAGCAATATATGACAAAACATTCAGGGAATAAAGCTTCCAGTGAAAAGTTCAGGAACAATGTCGCATTATTGGGATAGTACAGGAACTACTGACACATTTTACCCTAGTTGTTTTCAGCATGCAACTAGATCCTCAGGAACTAGGAATTTTGAGGTCTCACCCAAATAGCACTCAGGCGCACTGAAAACAGGAGTACCCGGAGATCTTCTTAGTACATCATTATCATCCTGCATATCTTAAATGAATTCAGGGAGGGAGAAAAAAGACTAAACATAAACTGACCAATCGACACTTCGACATTACATAAAACAAATGCATTGGTAAACCAATGCgtctagttatgtttctttttgaGAATTATAAATTCCTTCCTGGTTACTAAAAATCCATCCTATTACTGCCCACTGACTATAGGAGGATAAAATCCATCCTATTACCTTAAGAAATTGATTAATACACAAAGCAGCAATACAAATATAAAGATTTTATTAGCAAGCGACCAAATACCTCAAAAACCTGGCTGACGCTGAAATCACATATTTTCACCATCCCACTGCTTGTTACCAAGAGGTTGTCAGGTTTGATATCTCGGTGAATAATATTCTGTGTATGGGAAATAGAGAGAAAATGTCACCACAACAACAAAATTACATAATACAACAAGATCACCAGACCGTAGATAGTAGGTAACAGACGAAATTTCTTAGAAGGAGAAACGTGCCTAAACAACGATTTCATCTAAGTATTTCTATCATTATTAGAGCACCCATGGATCACATCAATAAGAACTCAcctatattaaattttaaattagcttTAATACTTGTAACAACAGATTGCGTTGACAAGCTGGATTGGTATTAAGATTTTGAACTATAATGATTCACAACCATTCAATGACAATGTTAGCAAAAGAAGAAGCAATGCATGCCCCACCTTAAAGAAGCAGGATGTCCCTCCAATAGACAATGTTTCTTATAGTACTGGAAATAATAACCACAGAATAAGTCATTCAAGAAAAACATCATAGTTGACAAGTATAATAGGCAAGAAAAGCCAAGAACATCGCAGATCCCTTGTGCTGTTCACCTAATAAGGTGATCGAATTGTGATACAGATCAAAGTGTGCAGTAAACTAACATGATCAGCAACAGGCAGCAATGACTATCAGCACAAATATAATATCCTCTTCCAAAAAGCTACGAAACAGAACATAatggaaattaaaaaatactaacATCTTACATGAGCATGAAGATACATGAGACCAGCAACTATGTCTCGCAAGTATCTTCTAGAAGTACTTTCTCCTATACCACCAGGCGGACCACAGCCCTCACAAACAGATTTGCCTTCCACATA encodes:
- the LOC109712607 gene encoding serine/threonine-protein kinase GRIK1-like — protein: MGGNRFSMSDLTDAGCCGCFGFLRKQHRSVMPFRGSSAAFSSDYLLPHNPEDVDRSFYNGENPDDDPHDSESGSQQSVKRSEEIILARIQNGLICRDVPVKETRKLTISKDENGNKMINEYVRQYKIGSGSYGKVVLYRNTKDGKLYAIKVYHRSYLSRIRVGGSETALGDVLREISIMKLLDHPNIVNLIEVIDDPNTDNIYMVLEYVEGKSVCEGCGPPGGIGESTSRRYLRDIVAGLMYLHAHNIIHRDIKPDNLLVTSSGMVKICDFSVSQVFEDDNDVLRRSPGTPVFSAPECYLGSTHHGIGADVWAVGVTLYCMILGQYPFVGENWEDTYEKIVNNPLYLPDDINPQLKDLLEGLLWKDPEQRIKLRAVAEHPWVVQEEGPIPEYECWCRRDKSSAAAAAAATTTSSDQQSLS